From the genome of Glycine max cultivar Williams 82 chromosome 2, Glycine_max_v4.0, whole genome shotgun sequence, one region includes:
- the LOC100800031 gene encoding glutamine synthetase nodule isozyme, which yields MSLLSDLISLNLSDTTEKVIAEYIWVGGSGIDMRSKARTLSGPVNDPSKLPKWNYDGSSTGQSPGVDSEVILFPQAAFKDPFRRGKNMLVMCDAYTAAGEPIPTNKRHNAAKIFSYPDVVAEEPWNTPCCRKMCNGHLDGLLVVFLGPRVHTIVVLMLTRISDVTLLTLISKPVFMRTLTLLELMQK from the exons ATGTCGTTACTCTCCGATCTTATCAGCCTTAATCTCTCCGACACCACCGAGAAGGTGATTGCCGAGTACATATG GGTCGGGGGATCTGGCATAGACATGAGGAGTAAAGCAAGG ACTCTCTCAGGACCGGTTAATGACCCTTCCAAGCTTCCCAAATGGAACTATGATGGTTCCAGCACTGGTCAATCTCCTGGAGTTGACAGTGAAGTGATCTTATT TCCACAAGCAGCTTTCAAGGATCCATTCAGGAGGGGTAAAAATATGCTG GTTATGTGTGATGCTTACACTGCTGCTGGGGAACCCATTCCTACCAACAAGAGACATAATGCTGCAAAGATATTCAGTTATCCTGATGTTGTTGCTGAAGAACCCTG GAATACACCTTGTTGCAGAAAGATGTGCAATGGCCACTTGGATGGCCTATTGGTGGTTTTCCTGGGCCCCAG GGTCCATACTATTGTGGTATTGATGCTAACAAGGATTTCGGACGTGACATTGTTGACTCTCATTTCAAAGCCTGTCTTCATGCGGACATTA